The Geomonas ferrireducens genome includes a window with the following:
- a CDS encoding slipin family protein, with translation MNVVNLFPVLFVLFLVVIFLANAIRILPEYERGVLFRLGRVKKVRGPGLVLIIPGIDRLVRVSLRIVAMDVPSQDVITHDNVTVKVSAVIYFRVVDAVRAVVEMENYLYATSQLAQTTLRSVLGQVDLDELLANRDKINKELQEILDRQTEPWGVKVSTVEVKNIDLPQEMQRAIARQAEAERERRAKVIHAEGELQASEKLALAAQVMAGEPMSLQLRYLQTLTEIAAEKNSTTIFPVPIDLIKIFLDRSEKAK, from the coding sequence ATGAACGTGGTGAACCTTTTCCCGGTGCTGTTTGTTCTGTTTCTTGTCGTGATTTTCCTTGCCAACGCCATCCGCATCCTCCCCGAATACGAGCGTGGCGTGCTCTTTCGCCTGGGGCGGGTCAAAAAGGTGCGGGGTCCCGGCCTGGTGCTGATCATCCCCGGGATCGACAGGCTGGTGCGGGTGTCCCTGCGCATCGTCGCGATGGACGTCCCCTCGCAGGACGTGATCACCCACGACAACGTGACCGTCAAGGTCTCCGCCGTCATCTATTTCCGTGTGGTCGATGCCGTGCGGGCGGTCGTGGAGATGGAGAACTACCTGTACGCCACGAGTCAGCTCGCCCAGACCACCTTGCGCAGTGTCTTGGGACAGGTGGACCTGGATGAGCTGCTCGCCAATCGCGACAAGATCAATAAGGAGCTGCAGGAAATCCTTGACCGGCAGACGGAACCCTGGGGGGTGAAGGTCTCTACGGTCGAGGTCAAAAACATCGACCTTCCGCAGGAGATGCAGCGTGCCATCGCGCGGCAGGCCGAGGCAGAGAGGGAGCGCCGCGCCAAGGTGATCCACGCCGAAGGGGAGCTGCAGGCATCCGAAAAACTCGCGCTTGCCGCTCAGGTGATGGCAGGAGAGCCCATGTCGCTTCAGTTGCGCTACCTGCAGACCCTCACCGAGATTGCCGCGGAAAAGAACTCCACGACCATCTTCCCAGTACCGATCGATCTCATCAAGATTTTCCTGGACCGGAGCGAAAAAGCAAAATGA